From the genome of Kaistella daneshvariae, one region includes:
- a CDS encoding ZIP family metal transporter, with translation MIVALLILSVLVGVFLGKFFGNREKFAKNLLIVSAGFLITICLNEVFPQVYAKEHSNIGLWVIGGVVLQMLLENLTKGFEHGHFHHHTEGKNILPVALMIGMFIHAFLEGIPLANETEVLSPYLTGILVHNLPISFILGAFLVKNRNFSPSALLIISLFALASPLGVILGKYFNPEWEIYFLAVVGGIFLHISSVIIFESSKNHNVDWRKIGLVMLGTLLAMTGHLFHHH, from the coding sequence ATGATCGTAGCTTTATTAATCTTAAGCGTTTTAGTTGGTGTTTTTCTGGGAAAATTTTTCGGGAACCGGGAAAAGTTCGCTAAAAATCTGCTCATTGTCAGCGCCGGATTTCTAATCACCATCTGCCTGAACGAAGTTTTCCCCCAGGTTTACGCTAAAGAACACAGCAATATTGGCTTGTGGGTAATTGGCGGTGTGGTACTGCAAATGCTTTTGGAAAATCTTACGAAAGGTTTTGAACACGGTCACTTCCACCACCATACCGAAGGTAAAAATATTTTGCCTGTCGCGCTGATGATCGGGATGTTTATCCACGCTTTTTTGGAAGGAATTCCTTTAGCAAATGAAACTGAAGTTTTGAGCCCATACCTCACGGGAATTCTCGTTCACAACCTGCCGATCTCCTTTATTTTGGGTGCTTTTCTGGTGAAAAACCGAAATTTTTCTCCGTCGGCGCTTTTAATTATTTCGCTTTTCGCGCTGGCTTCACCTTTGGGAGTTATTCTTGGGAAATACTTCAACCCGGAGTGGGAAATTTATTTTTTAGCTGTTGTAGGAGGTATTTTTCTGCATATTTCTTCAGTCATCATTTTTGAAAGCAGCAAAAATCACAATGTAGACTGGCGAAAAATCGGACTTGTTATGCTGGGTACTTTACTGGCGATGACCGGTCATCTTTTCCACCATCATTAA
- a CDS encoding OmpP1/FadL family transporter, which produces MIKKSLIVLGISAAYFVNAQDISTLRNTAEVYSNSALNGSAKYNSMAGSLGALGGDVSVVNSNPAGIGVNITSEFSGTLAIENNNNSTSFGGSSLDYKVNNTDIGNIGGIAAFRIEGATPWKFVNIGVNYSNQSLEDYSETPGNSAINFNIYDNNDQLIDNIAFNGHAYNRYGNLSKMSFAVGGNYDNRIYVGAGVNFHTAALDQYDSAAFSSTQNNSTEVYNNQFTPFSETSSGFSATVGVIGKINPMFRLGAALETPTWWQMARVYNEYENPTDGTYTEDRNLTTPFKATLSAAFVPNKNLALNVDYSLGLSKAKYKVYGDAETELNSFINENSANLSEIKAGAEYRYAGLRLRAGYGYATSPYDSRSILAYNDGGTTANSSFDNLFVGKRSTIGAGLGYDFKSFYIDAAYQNVTSDYRSPFLANTYFSDNYIVEADAAAVSDVKNTKDNFFITLGWKF; this is translated from the coding sequence ATGATAAAAAAATCTTTAATAGTACTCGGGATTTCTGCAGCATATTTTGTAAATGCGCAGGATATCTCGACTTTAAGAAACACCGCGGAAGTTTATTCTAACTCCGCTCTAAACGGTAGCGCGAAATACAATTCCATGGCAGGTTCCCTGGGAGCTTTGGGCGGTGATGTATCAGTTGTGAATTCCAACCCAGCCGGTATTGGTGTAAATATTACCAGTGAATTTTCCGGAACGTTGGCTATTGAAAACAATAATAACAGCACTTCTTTTGGAGGTAGTTCCCTCGACTATAAGGTAAATAACACCGACATCGGAAATATTGGCGGTATCGCTGCTTTTAGGATTGAAGGCGCCACACCGTGGAAGTTTGTAAATATTGGCGTTAATTATTCCAACCAGTCTTTGGAGGATTATTCGGAAACACCCGGAAATTCGGCCATCAATTTTAATATTTACGATAATAATGATCAGTTGATCGACAATATCGCTTTCAATGGTCACGCTTATAACAGATATGGAAATCTGTCTAAGATGAGTTTTGCCGTTGGTGGAAATTACGATAACAGAATATATGTAGGTGCCGGTGTAAACTTTCACACTGCGGCTTTAGATCAATATGATTCAGCAGCTTTTTCCTCAACTCAAAATAATTCTACCGAGGTTTACAATAATCAGTTCACCCCATTTTCCGAAACGTCAAGTGGCTTTTCAGCAACTGTCGGTGTAATCGGTAAAATCAATCCGATGTTTAGGTTAGGTGCTGCGTTAGAAACACCAACCTGGTGGCAAATGGCCCGTGTTTACAACGAATACGAAAATCCAACCGACGGAACTTATACTGAAGACCGAAACCTTACCACACCGTTCAAAGCAACTTTAAGTGCTGCATTTGTTCCAAATAAAAATTTGGCGCTTAACGTGGATTATTCCTTAGGTTTGTCAAAAGCTAAATATAAAGTGTACGGCGATGCAGAAACAGAATTAAACAGTTTTATTAACGAAAATTCTGCAAATCTCTCTGAAATTAAAGCTGGTGCAGAATATCGTTACGCAGGTTTACGCCTACGTGCGGGATATGGTTATGCAACTAGCCCGTACGATTCCAGAAGTATTCTTGCTTACAACGATGGAGGAACAACGGCTAATTCGTCTTTTGACAATTTATTTGTCGGTAAAAGATCAACAATTGGTGCCGGCTTAGGATATGATTTTAAATCATTCTACATTGATGCAGCGTACCAGAATGTTACTTCAGATTACAGAAGCCCGTTCCTCGCGAATACTTATTTCTCCGATAATTATATTGTTGAAGCAGATGCGGCGGCGGTTTCAGATGTTAAGAACACCAAAGATAATTTCTTCATCACTTTAGGTTGGAAATTCTAA
- a CDS encoding prolyl-tRNA synthetase: protein MKNITYKNLRFLLPKTALMAIAGSLFLASCTTTLGGYTETDGVYYDPSTDTLPEGMMNTNGNRIGEYYDYQANDDQNKYLNVENRNQRWQEADGSDWGNFTGTDTYYSNDSWGYPYGIYPGFGFGLGYGWGYGGYYSPWGFGYSPYSSYYGYYSPYYGYYNPYYGYNPYGYGYYSGYNPYYSPYGYGYGYNSYNAPRFEYKRSGSTNTFRDGNNEVRRSSNPSNGFRNNNQIYQNNTQQRNTQQPRYRTAPRMNDNQSAPRRQSVPQSYEPSYRNNSNDNSFRSSGRSGDFNSSSSSSSSSSSSSRGGGFRR from the coding sequence ATGAAAAACATTACCTATAAAAATTTGAGATTTTTACTTCCTAAAACCGCTTTGATGGCGATTGCCGGAAGTTTATTTCTTGCGTCCTGTACCACCACTTTGGGCGGTTATACGGAGACCGACGGTGTTTATTATGACCCGTCTACAGATACCTTGCCGGAGGGAATGATGAATACCAATGGAAACCGCATTGGTGAATATTATGATTATCAGGCTAATGACGACCAAAATAAATATCTGAACGTTGAAAACAGAAACCAACGCTGGCAGGAAGCTGACGGTTCAGATTGGGGTAATTTTACCGGTACCGATACCTACTATTCCAATGACAGCTGGGGCTATCCTTACGGAATATATCCCGGTTTTGGTTTTGGTTTAGGATATGGTTGGGGATACGGCGGTTATTATAGCCCATGGGGATTTGGTTATAGCCCATACAGCAGCTATTACGGTTATTACAGCCCATACTACGGTTATTACAACCCTTACTACGGATATAATCCTTACGGCTACGGATATTATAGCGGTTACAACCCATACTACTCACCATACGGATATGGTTACGGCTATAACAGCTACAATGCTCCGAGATTTGAATATAAAAGAAGCGGTTCAACCAACACCTTCCGCGACGGCAACAACGAGGTAAGAAGAAGTTCAAACCCTTCAAACGGTTTTAGAAACAATAACCAAATTTACCAAAACAATACCCAGCAAAGAAATACACAGCAGCCGAGATATAGAACAGCACCTCGTATGAACGACAATCAATCTGCGCCTCGAAGACAATCTGTTCCACAATCTTACGAGCCTTCATACCGAAATAATTCAAATGACAACTCTTTCAGATCTTCTGGCCGTTCCGGTGACTTTAATTCCAGCAGCAGCTCTTCAAGCAGTTCCTCGTCATCATCACGAGGCGGCGGATTCAGAAGATAA
- a CDS encoding class I SAM-dependent DNA methyltransferase yields MAWFETWFDTPYYHILYNDRNFDEAEHFINLLVKELQLSPPAKIIDLACGKGRHSIFLNKMGFEVLGVDLSKQSILHNKEFENPMLKFDVHDMRNPIIPNVSAEKVDAVFNLFTSFGYFEDPEDDKKVFRSISESLNAGGFFVLDFLNAKWVENTLVPEEKFAKDGIDFHIKKKIEDEHVIKDILFTQKGKEFHFFEKVKLHTLEKIGEYAEEFGFERTAVFGDYHLNDFEQNTSPRCINVFKKKNNFNGN; encoded by the coding sequence ATGGCATGGTTTGAAACTTGGTTTGATACTCCTTATTATCACATATTATATAATGACAGAAATTTTGACGAAGCTGAGCACTTCATTAACCTGTTAGTCAAAGAGTTGCAGTTATCACCTCCGGCGAAAATCATTGATTTGGCTTGCGGAAAAGGCAGACACTCCATTTTTTTAAATAAAATGGGCTTTGAGGTTTTAGGAGTTGATTTATCCAAACAGAGCATTCTGCACAATAAGGAATTTGAAAATCCAATGCTGAAATTTGATGTTCACGACATGCGAAATCCGATTATTCCGAACGTTTCTGCTGAAAAAGTAGATGCTGTTTTCAACCTCTTTACCAGTTTTGGATATTTTGAAGACCCGGAAGATGACAAAAAAGTTTTCAGATCCATCAGCGAGTCTTTAAATGCTGGCGGTTTTTTTGTCCTCGATTTTTTAAATGCAAAATGGGTGGAAAACACTTTGGTTCCGGAAGAAAAATTTGCAAAAGACGGAATTGATTTTCACATCAAAAAGAAAATTGAAGACGAGCATGTGATTAAAGATATTCTTTTTACGCAAAAAGGTAAAGAATTTCATTTTTTCGAAAAGGTAAAACTGCACACTTTGGAAAAAATTGGTGAATATGCGGAAGAATTTGGTTTTGAACGCACGGCCGTTTTTGGTGACTACCACTTGAATGATTTTGAGCAAAATACTTCGCCACGCTGCATCAACGTTTTTAAAAAGAAGAATAATTTTAACGGGAATTAA